One part of the Brachyspira sp. SAP_772 genome encodes these proteins:
- a CDS encoding lactate utilization protein encodes MTIQEEYFNNLSAILKTNFNKKGFAFDSFANKEEAKKFLLSQIKKDDVITFGGSTSVNQMGILEDLKGYKNFVDRNNKELKAEAEIKAFTADVYLCSANALSKNGDVIAIDGSGNRVAAMIYGPKKVYLVVGRNKIANTQYDALKRAKDFAASQNSIRFKVNNPCSVGDMVCNENCGIEERLCSYTVIINKCHIKNRIHILFIDEELGF; translated from the coding sequence ATGACTATTCAAGAAGAGTATTTTAATAATTTATCTGCTATATTAAAAACAAATTTCAATAAAAAAGGTTTTGCTTTTGATAGTTTTGCAAACAAGGAAGAGGCAAAAAAATTTTTATTAAGTCAAATAAAAAAAGATGATGTTATAACATTTGGCGGAAGTACTAGTGTTAATCAAATGGGTATATTAGAAGATTTAAAAGGTTATAAAAACTTTGTAGACAGAAACAATAAAGAGTTAAAAGCAGAGGCAGAGATTAAGGCTTTTACTGCTGATGTATATTTATGTTCTGCAAATGCTTTAAGTAAAAATGGTGATGTTATTGCTATAGACGGAAGTGGAAATAGGGTTGCTGCTATGATTTACGGACCAAAAAAAGTATATTTAGTTGTAGGAAGAAATAAAATTGCTAATACTCAATATGATGCATTAAAGAGAGCTAAAGATTTTGCTGCTTCACAAAACTCTATAAGATTTAAAGTTAATAATCCTTGTAGTGTAGGGGATATGGTTTGTAATGAGAATTGTGGTATAGAAGAGAGATTATGTTCTTATACTGTCATTATAAATAAATGCCATATAAAAAATAGAATACATATATTATTTATAGATGAAGAATTAGGTTTTTAA
- a CDS encoding response regulator — MRVLVYDSNRIIRDNITTILLMQGYDVVAVKDKRHILSTCSKMPFSIAIIETSPYDEEVNNILEKMHDNDIYKNVKVLIYVSEIIPGFVSNMFKIGVAGILFKPFNEKDFFNRFSSLLSKSNLLPKRIKYTIINNVNHDIVFRHEESKQIVHAMVLGVSARGIRFLIPNENIHLNVGYNIPLTYMSIGSYKMTFSLNIIEVVGKEYIGLFENISSFDHKVICKFIYDKYIEKNLIS, encoded by the coding sequence ATGAGGGTATTAGTTTACGATTCTAATCGGATTATAAGAGATAATATTACAACAATACTTCTTATGCAAGGCTATGATGTTGTTGCTGTAAAAGATAAAAGACATATACTTTCAACTTGTTCAAAAATGCCTTTCTCTATTGCCATTATAGAAACCTCTCCTTATGATGAAGAAGTTAATAATATATTAGAAAAAATGCATGATAATGATATATATAAAAATGTTAAAGTTTTAATTTATGTATCAGAAATTATACCGGGTTTTGTTTCTAATATGTTTAAAATAGGTGTAGCTGGAATATTATTTAAGCCGTTTAATGAAAAAGATTTTTTTAATAGATTTTCAAGCTTATTATCTAAATCTAATTTGCTTCCTAAGAGAATAAAATATACTATCATTAACAATGTAAATCATGATATAGTTTTTAGACATGAAGAAAGCAAACAAATAGTGCATGCTATGGTATTAGGAGTATCTGCGAGGGGAATAAGATTTTTAATACCAAATGAGAATATTCATCTTAATGTAGGATATAATATACCGCTTACTTATATGTCTATAGGCTCTTATAAGATGACATTTTCTCTAAATATTATAGAAGTAGTAGGCAAAGAGTATATTGGATTATTTGAAAATATATCTTCTTTTGACCATAAAGTAATTTGTAAATTTATATATGATAAATATATAGAAAAAAATTTAATATCTTAA
- a CDS encoding family 1 encapsulin nanocompartment shell protein, producing the protein MDFLARDGSPFDSDFWSKIDRTVIETASRTLIGRRFLSIYGPLGSGSISVQYDRNDREEVFQDGIVKTSGRHSVELPQLYQDFTLLWRDIENNEKNKMPLDLSVTSFAAQTLSNKEDELIFYGNEFVGVTGILNTKGVQKLKISDWSTGENPYIDIVKAINMIREKGIVGRIVLALSQGLFFDLQRIQQGTGMTEAQRITNMIHNLFNIPTIKGKKAAIICVEPQYIDLAIGVDMSTAYLEQKDLNHTFRIMETVLPRIKEPEAIVVLE; encoded by the coding sequence ATGGACTTTTTAGCAAGAGATGGTTCGCCTTTTGACAGCGACTTTTGGAGCAAAATAGATAGAACAGTAATAGAAACTGCAAGCAGAACTTTAATAGGAAGAAGATTTTTAAGTATATACGGACCTTTAGGTTCTGGCAGTATAAGCGTACAATATGATAGAAATGATAGAGAAGAAGTTTTTCAAGATGGTATAGTAAAAACTTCTGGAAGGCATTCTGTGGAACTTCCACAGTTATATCAAGACTTCACTCTTCTTTGGAGAGATATAGAAAACAACGAAAAAAATAAAATGCCTTTAGATTTATCTGTAACATCATTTGCAGCACAAACTCTATCAAATAAAGAAGATGAATTAATTTTTTATGGTAATGAGTTTGTTGGAGTTACTGGAATACTCAACACTAAAGGTGTACAAAAACTAAAAATTAGTGATTGGTCTACTGGTGAAAATCCTTATATTGATATTGTAAAAGCTATTAATATGATTAGAGAAAAAGGAATAGTTGGAAGAATAGTATTAGCTTTGAGTCAGGGATTATTTTTTGACTTACAGAGAATACAGCAAGGTACTGGTATGACTGAAGCTCAAAGAATAACTAATATGATTCATAATCTATTTAATATACCTACAATAAAAGGTAAGAAGGCTGCTATTATATGTGTAGAGCCTCAATATATAGATTTAGCTATTGGTGTTGATATGTCTACAGCTTATTTAGAGCAAAAAGACCTTAATCATACTTTCAGAATTATGGAAACTGTTTTACCTAGAATCAAAGAACCTGAGGCTATTGTTGTTTTAGAATAG
- a CDS encoding GrdX family protein, producing MLDVANLFIVTNNDKVLDKYPNYNIKYINSESMYEVFITARDLIHKGYKLLTHPMSSSLKANQTPYKSILMLKKNDGLIFEDLELIENAIENYNKFIKNRKLTDWPENIKNDFKTVDLSLIESCFSKTLPLN from the coding sequence ATGTTAGATGTAGCTAACTTATTTATAGTTACAAACAATGATAAGGTATTAGATAAATATCCTAACTATAATATAAAATATATTAATAGTGAATCAATGTATGAAGTCTTTATTACCGCAAGAGATTTGATACATAAAGGATATAAACTCTTAACGCATCCCATGAGCAGCAGTCTCAAAGCTAATCAAACACCTTATAAATCAATTTTAATGCTAAAAAAAAATGACGGTCTAATTTTTGAAGATTTAGAATTAATAGAAAATGCAATAGAAAATTATAATAAATTTATAAAAAATAGGAAATTAACTGATTGGCCAGAAAATATAAAAAATGATTTTAAAACAGTCGATCTATCTTTAATAGAATCTTGTTTCTCCAAAACTTTGCCTCTAAATTAA
- the thiD gene encoding bifunctional hydroxymethylpyrimidine kinase/phosphomethylpyrimidine kinase — MIKTLTIAGFDGSGGAGIQADLKVFSALGCYGMCVLTALPVQNTQGVRSCYEIDIKAIEEQLYCIFDDIVPDAIKIGMLFNNDIIKLVASFLENNAKNIPIIVDPVMVAKSGDRLLLEDAVESLKKYIIPLSTVITPNIPEAEDITNKKIVTDEDMINAANYILKMGAKNVMLKGGHLDGELSRDLFINSKESEFLDAVRIDTKNTHGTGCTLSAAICSYIAHGKSPLEACILAKNYLFNALESAKVDSVGKGHGPVNHFYELWKHLKF; from the coding sequence ATGATTAAGACTTTAACAATAGCTGGTTTTGACGGTTCTGGAGGAGCTGGTATACAAGCCGATTTAAAAGTGTTTTCTGCTTTGGGATGTTATGGAATGTGCGTATTGACTGCATTGCCTGTACAGAATACTCAAGGGGTGAGAAGCTGTTATGAAATAGATATTAAGGCTATAGAAGAACAGTTATATTGCATATTTGACGATATAGTGCCTGATGCCATTAAAATAGGAATGCTATTTAATAATGATATAATAAAACTTGTTGCAAGCTTTTTAGAAAATAATGCAAAGAATATACCTATAATAGTTGATCCTGTTATGGTTGCTAAGAGCGGGGACAGGCTTCTTTTGGAGGATGCTGTTGAGAGCTTAAAGAAATATATTATACCTCTTTCTACAGTAATTACTCCTAATATACCAGAGGCAGAGGATATCACTAATAAAAAAATTGTTACAGATGAAGACATGATTAATGCTGCTAATTATATACTTAAAATGGGAGCAAAAAATGTGATGCTTAAAGGCGGACATTTAGACGGAGAGCTTTCAAGAGATTTATTCATAAACTCTAAAGAGAGTGAGTTTCTTGATGCTGTTAGAATAGACACTAAAAACACTCATGGCACAGGCTGCACATTATCTGCTGCTATTTGCAGTTATATTGCTCATGGAAAATCACCATTAGAGGCTTGTATTTTAGCTAAGAATTATTTATTTAATGCTTTAGAGTCTGCTAAAGTTGATAGTGTTGGTAAAGGTCATGGACCTGTTAATCATTTTTATGAACTTTGGAAACATTTAAAGTTTTAA
- the grdG gene encoding sarcosine reductase complex component B subunit alpha: MKLELGKIFIKDVQFADKLKVENGVLYVCAKDIEELVLQDDRIISVKVELARPGESVRIAPVKDVIEPRVKVSGGGGIFPGIINKVKEVGSGRTHALVGACVVTCGRIVGFQEGIIDMSGEAAKYTPFSETYNVCVVIEPKEGLETHSYEEAGRLAGLKVATFIGEAARNLTPDEVVTYETKPLAQQIAQYPDLPKIGYIHMLQSQGLLHDTYYYGVDAKQILPTFMYPTEIMDGAIVSGNCVAPCDKVTTYHHFHNPVIEDLYKRHGKDLNFIGVILTNENVFLADKERSSDMVAKLAEFLCLDGIIITEEGYGNPDTDLMMNCKKVAQKGIKVVLITDEFPGRDGKSQSLADTTPEADTLVSCGNGNVIINFPKMDKVIGTLDYVETMIGGYEGSLKPDGTIEAELQIIIASTIANGFNKLSAKGY, encoded by the coding sequence ATGAAATTAGAACTTGGTAAAATTTTTATTAAAGATGTTCAATTTGCTGATAAGCTGAAAGTTGAAAACGGAGTTCTTTATGTTTGTGCTAAAGACATAGAAGAACTTGTGCTTCAAGATGACAGAATTATATCAGTAAAAGTTGAACTAGCTAGACCCGGCGAATCTGTTCGTATAGCACCTGTAAAAGATGTTATAGAGCCTCGTGTTAAAGTTAGCGGCGGCGGCGGAATATTCCCTGGAATTATCAATAAAGTAAAAGAAGTTGGAAGCGGAAGAACTCATGCTTTAGTAGGTGCTTGTGTAGTTACTTGCGGTCGTATAGTTGGTTTCCAAGAAGGTATTATTGATATGTCTGGAGAGGCTGCTAAATATACTCCTTTCTCTGAAACTTATAATGTATGTGTAGTTATAGAGCCTAAAGAAGGATTAGAAACTCATAGTTATGAAGAGGCTGGAAGATTGGCAGGTTTGAAAGTAGCTACTTTTATAGGTGAAGCTGCTAGAAATCTAACTCCTGATGAAGTAGTTACCTATGAAACTAAACCTTTAGCTCAGCAAATTGCTCAGTATCCTGATTTGCCTAAAATTGGATATATACATATGCTTCAGTCTCAAGGTTTGTTGCATGATACTTATTATTATGGTGTTGATGCTAAACAAATATTACCTACTTTTATGTATCCTACAGAAATAATGGATGGAGCTATAGTAAGCGGAAACTGCGTTGCACCTTGCGATAAAGTTACTACTTATCACCATTTCCATAACCCTGTAATTGAAGATTTATACAAAAGACATGGTAAAGATTTAAACTTTATAGGTGTTATACTTACAAATGAAAATGTATTCTTAGCTGACAAAGAAAGATCATCTGATATGGTTGCTAAATTGGCTGAATTCTTATGCTTAGACGGTATTATTATTACAGAAGAAGGATACGGTAACCCAGATACAGATCTTATGATGAATTGTAAGAAAGTAGCACAAAAAGGAATTAAAGTAGTACTTATTACTGATGAATTCCCTGGTAGAGATGGTAAATCTCAATCTTTGGCTGATACTACTCCAGAAGCTGACACATTGGTTTCTTGCGGTAATGGTAATGTTATTATTAATTTCCCTAAAATGGATAAAGTTATTGGTACATTAGATTATGTTGAAACTATGATTGGCGGATACGAAGGTAGTTTAAAACCAGATGGTACTATAGAAGCTGAATTACAAATTATAATTGCTTCTACTATTGCTAATGGATTTAATAAACTTTCTGCTAAAGGTTATTAA
- the rpmG gene encoding 50S ribosomal protein L33, whose product MAGNKVKTEQIHLQCTECKRKNYITTKNKQNVQEKLELKKYCPHDRKHTIHRELKVSR is encoded by the coding sequence ATGGCAGGTAATAAAGTAAAAACCGAACAAATACATTTACAATGCACAGAATGCAAAAGAAAAAATTATATAACAACTAAAAATAAACAAAACGTTCAAGAAAAATTAGAATTAAAAAAATATTGTCCTCATGATAGAAAACATACTATTCATAGAGAGTTGAAAGTTTCAAGATAA
- the secE gene encoding preprotein translocase subunit SecE, producing MAEKKKNKLFNSLEEIKKELFERSVWPTRQEVLNQTVVVVILLILSAAFLGAADYIVTFLTRALLDGSILSSIASSKIALALILLVVVLFVVYFAIRYIRKNRYSR from the coding sequence ATGGCAGAGAAGAAAAAGAACAAATTATTTAATTCTTTAGAAGAGATAAAGAAAGAGCTTTTTGAGAGAAGTGTATGGCCTACTCGTCAGGAGGTTCTTAATCAAACAGTTGTTGTTGTTATTTTGCTTATTTTGTCTGCTGCTTTTTTAGGTGCTGCAGATTATATAGTAACATTTTTAACTAGAGCATTATTGGATGGTTCTATATTATCTTCTATAGCTTCATCAAAAATAGCTTTAGCTTTAATACTTCTTGTTGTTGTATTATTTGTGGTTTATTTCGCTATACGATACATTAGAAAAAATAGATATAGTAGGTGA
- a CDS encoding TRM11 family methyltransferase → MKKKLELQTTTLWDYPSQQYLKSEEEKHKHYIGATPSYIIWNLLNRYTKEKDLVVDPMAGSGTTVDVARELGRRALGYDINPKALERKDIFRADARKIPIEDEKVDFVFIDPPYSTHINYSNEKNCIGKLTAKTDEYYNAMEKVISEIFRIMKKDRYMALYVSDSYEKDYPFMPIGFKLFEIMSKYFMPIDIVSVVRHNKSLSKGNYHLSAIEYNYYLRGFNYLFIMYKKGNKTIDKNGKVHLRNL, encoded by the coding sequence ATGAAAAAGAAGCTAGAATTACAAACAACCACTCTTTGGGATTATCCTTCCCAGCAATATTTAAAAAGTGAAGAAGAAAAGCATAAACATTATATAGGAGCAACACCTTCGTATATAATATGGAATTTATTAAATAGATATACAAAAGAAAAAGATTTGGTAGTAGACCCAATGGCTGGAAGCGGCACAACTGTTGATGTTGCAAGAGAATTAGGCAGAAGAGCTTTAGGTTATGACATTAATCCAAAGGCATTAGAGAGAAAAGATATTTTTAGAGCCGATGCAAGAAAAATACCTATAGAAGATGAAAAGGTTGATTTTGTGTTTATAGACCCTCCTTATAGTACGCATATAAATTATTCTAATGAAAAAAATTGTATAGGCAAATTAACTGCCAAAACAGATGAATATTATAATGCTATGGAAAAAGTTATATCTGAAATATTTAGAATAATGAAAAAAGATAGATATATGGCTTTATATGTTTCAGATTCTTATGAAAAAGATTATCCTTTTATGCCTATAGGTTTTAAGCTTTTTGAGATTATGAGCAAATATTTTATGCCAATAGATATAGTTTCTGTTGTGAGGCATAATAAAAGTTTAAGTAAGGGTAATTATCATTTATCTGCTATAGAATATAATTATTATTTGAGGGGATTTAATTATCTTTTTATAATGTATAAAAAAGGAAACAAAACCATAGACAAAAACGGAAAGGTTCATTTAAGAAATTTATAA
- the nusG gene encoding transcription termination/antitermination protein NusG, translating to MSEEMTRDYRWYIVHTQHGYENKVRERLEKRIKENGMSDLVVDIYIPSETVQKNKNGKKVTKEEFFYPGYVLVKMVMNDATQSMVRRTPGVAGFIGSHATTKEEGNIIPTPLSEADVARIFEDREAKNKNDINELIGMEFEIGEKVQVIDGPFNGLNGLIENVNADKGKVTVKIEIFGRSTPTELDFNKVKKL from the coding sequence ATGTCTGAAGAAATGACTAGAGATTATAGATGGTATATAGTTCACACTCAGCATGGTTATGAAAATAAAGTTCGTGAACGTTTAGAAAAAAGAATTAAAGAAAATGGTATGTCTGATTTAGTAGTAGATATATATATACCTTCTGAAACTGTACAAAAAAACAAAAATGGTAAAAAAGTAACTAAAGAAGAGTTTTTTTATCCGGGTTATGTATTAGTAAAGATGGTAATGAATGATGCTACACAGTCTATGGTAAGAAGAACTCCCGGTGTAGCAGGATTTATAGGAAGTCATGCTACAACTAAAGAAGAAGGTAATATAATTCCAACTCCATTAAGTGAAGCTGATGTTGCCCGCATATTTGAAGATAGAGAAGCTAAAAACAAAAACGACATTAATGAGCTTATAGGAATGGAATTTGAAATAGGGGAGAAGGTACAGGTTATAGATGGGCCTTTCAATGGTTTAAATGGTTTAATAGAGAATGTTAATGCTGATAAGGGTAAAGTTACAGTAAAAATAGAGATATTTGGAAGAAGTACCCCAACAGAATTAGACTTTAATAAAGTAAAGAAATTATAA
- a CDS encoding P1 family peptidase: MKEIKITDIENIKIGNAQNIEAATGCTVIICERGANTSLDVRGGGPASRESELTKPFATTEVIHAVLLSGGSAFGLDASGGVMKYLEERDIGFDVGVTKVPLVCESCIFDLRVGDYKVRPDIEMGYNACIDAQNNNPKMGNYGAGTGASVGKILGADYAMKSGLGFYALEVDGVKVGAVVSVNAFGDIFDYDTGEKLAGLLSEDKKKFRSSEEELIKLTRDKEISFTSNLVENTTIGAIITNAKFTKTQMGKIASMAHNGFARTIKPVHTTLDGDSIYAMSVGDIKASIDAVGSLAAIVMGRAINNAVKNAKSSYGLKAYNDIF; this comes from the coding sequence ATGAAAGAAATAAAAATCACAGATATAGAAAATATAAAAATAGGAAATGCTCAAAATATAGAAGCTGCTACAGGATGTACTGTAATAATATGCGAACGTGGTGCTAATACTTCTCTTGATGTACGCGGAGGAGGACCCGCTTCTAGGGAAAGCGAACTTACAAAACCTTTTGCAACTACAGAAGTTATACATGCAGTACTTTTAAGCGGAGGAAGTGCTTTTGGGCTTGATGCTTCGGGTGGAGTTATGAAGTATCTTGAAGAGAGAGATATTGGTTTTGATGTGGGGGTTACTAAAGTACCTTTGGTTTGTGAGTCTTGTATATTTGATTTGCGTGTTGGAGATTATAAGGTTCGTCCTGATATAGAAATGGGTTATAATGCTTGTATTGATGCTCAGAATAATAATCCAAAGATGGGCAATTATGGAGCTGGTACGGGTGCTTCTGTTGGTAAGATATTGGGGGCTGATTATGCTATGAAATCTGGATTAGGTTTTTATGCTTTAGAAGTTGATGGGGTTAAAGTGGGAGCTGTTGTTTCTGTTAATGCTTTTGGGGACATATTTGATTATGACACTGGAGAGAAATTAGCTGGGCTTTTAAGTGAAGACAAAAAAAAATTTAGAAGCTCTGAAGAAGAATTGATAAAATTAACAAGAGATAAAGAAATATCATTTACAAGCAATTTGGTAGAAAATACAACAATAGGAGCTATTATAACAAATGCTAAGTTTACAAAAACACAAATGGGCAAAATAGCTTCTATGGCTCATAATGGTTTTGCAAGAACCATAAAGCCTGTACACACTACATTGGACGGTGATAGTATTTATGCTATGTCTGTTGGAGATATCAAAGCGAGTATTGATGCAGTTGGAAGTTTGGCTGCTATTGTAATGGGAAGGGCAATTAATAATGCCGTAAAAAATGCTAAGTCAAGTTATGGTTTAAAAGCATATAATGATATTTTTTAA
- the grdF gene encoding sarcosine reductase complex component B subunit beta, giving the protein MSKKRVIHYMNQFFAGIGGEEQAGIKPEIRQGIVGPGGALAKELGDDYEIVATVICGDNYFGEHLEEAKQTIIKMMEEYKPELFIAGPAFNAGRYGVACGGICLAVEEHFKIPVVTAMYKENPGVDMYRKDLYIIETKDSAADMRNSIPKVAALAKKLASGQEVQGPEVEGYFERGIRVNYFSDVRGSTRAVDLLVRKIKGEKVETEYPMPIFDKVPPAKAIKDITKTKIAFVTSGGIVPVGNPDKIESSSATKYGVYSIKGKKAMDKSEFMTIHGGYDRQFVLENPNLVIPLDVMREIEAEGGIGELADYFIATTGTGTSTGNAKRFGESFVPKLIEDGVQAVILTSTUGTCTRCGATMVKEIERAGIPVVHMATVVPISLTIGANRIIPGVGIPYPLGNPPLGEETSKKIRRKMVERALKALQTEVTEQTVFED; this is encoded by the coding sequence ATGAGTAAAAAAAGAGTTATACATTATATGAACCAATTCTTTGCTGGTATTGGCGGTGAAGAACAAGCTGGTATTAAACCAGAAATTAGACAAGGAATTGTAGGTCCCGGCGGAGCTTTGGCTAAAGAATTAGGCGATGATTATGAAATAGTTGCTACTGTTATATGCGGTGATAACTATTTTGGTGAACATCTTGAAGAAGCTAAACAAACTATCATCAAGATGATGGAAGAGTACAAACCAGAATTATTTATAGCAGGACCTGCATTCAATGCTGGACGTTATGGGGTTGCTTGCGGCGGTATATGTCTTGCTGTTGAAGAGCATTTTAAAATCCCTGTTGTTACTGCTATGTATAAAGAAAACCCTGGGGTTGATATGTATCGTAAAGATTTATACATAATAGAAACTAAAGATTCTGCTGCTGATATGAGAAACTCTATACCTAAAGTTGCTGCTTTAGCTAAAAAATTAGCTTCTGGGCAAGAAGTTCAAGGTCCTGAAGTTGAAGGATATTTTGAAAGAGGAATCAGAGTTAACTACTTTAGCGATGTACGCGGTTCTACTCGTGCTGTTGATTTATTAGTAAGAAAAATTAAAGGTGAAAAAGTTGAAACTGAATATCCTATGCCTATTTTCGATAAAGTGCCTCCTGCTAAAGCTATTAAAGATATAACAAAAACTAAAATTGCTTTTGTTACTTCTGGCGGTATAGTTCCTGTTGGAAACCCTGATAAAATAGAAAGCTCTAGTGCTACTAAATACGGTGTATATAGCATTAAAGGTAAAAAAGCTATGGATAAATCTGAATTTATGACTATACACGGTGGATATGACAGACAATTCGTTTTGGAAAATCCTAACTTGGTTATACCTTTGGACGTTATGAGAGAAATAGAAGCTGAAGGCGGTATAGGCGAATTAGCTGATTATTTCATCGCTACTACTGGTACTGGTACTTCTACTGGAAATGCTAAACGTTTTGGTGAAAGCTTCGTACCTAAACTAATTGAAGATGGTGTACAAGCTGTTATACTTACTTCAACCTGAGGAACTTGTACTCGTTGCGGTGCAACGATGGTAAAAGAAATCGAACGTGCAGGCATACCTGTTGTTCACATGGCTACTGTAGTACCTATATCATTAACTATTGGAGCTAACAGAATTATTCCTGGCGTTGGTATTCCATATCCTTTGGGTAATCCTCCTTTGGGTGAAGAAACTAGTAAAAAAATTAGAAGAAAAATGGTTGAAAGAGCTTTGAAAGCTTTACAAACTGAAGTTACTGAACAAACTGTATTTGAAGATTAA
- a CDS encoding demethoxyubiquinone hydroxylase family protein, with protein MPSFANPFNANVERKISKEELIQAVRLDIAGELEAIYLYDAHCMATDDPVAKAVLADIRDEEKAHVGELMALLRHLDPKEAEHFASGEMEVKEMMEELGIKEPDLSGLTVGSLKKE; from the coding sequence ATGCCTAGTTTTGCAAATCCATTTAATGCGAATGTTGAAAGAAAGATTAGTAAAGAAGAATTAATACAGGCTGTGAGATTGGATATAGCTGGAGAATTAGAGGCTATATATTTGTATGATGCTCATTGTATGGCTACTGATGACCCTGTTGCTAAGGCAGTTTTAGCTGATATTAGAGATGAGGAGAAAGCCCATGTTGGAGAACTTATGGCTCTTTTAAGACATCTAGACCCTAAAGAGGCTGAACATTTTGCTTCTGGAGAAATGGAAGTGAAAGAAATGATGGAAGAGTTAGGAATAAAAGAACCAGATTTATCAGGTCTTACAGTTGGAAGTTTGAAAAAAGAATAA
- a CDS encoding beta-ketoacyl-ACP synthase III has protein sequence MKRAYIKNIAYYVPEKILDNKYFESILDTNNEWIVTRTGIETRHMARPDETIFEMGINAVKNLEKKGVDLKEVDAILVPTVTKDYAFPSMAGQLQKALGLNHCFALDLSAACSGYIYSLNTAASLIESGQCKNVLIVSSEKLTKDINWKDRGTAILFGDAATASLITTREDGKGIIGMHMQSEPDMSIVLNGGSVCPIKADDIEAPEYKIYMDGSETFKRAVTEFSNSIDKVLEDTGKQLSDVKYFVPHQANLRIMQAVAKRIGLPMEKVSVVLNKFGNCSSASIGLALTDALEDNKINDGDLVLLTGFGGGFTWGSTLMIW, from the coding sequence ATGAAAAGAGCGTATATTAAAAACATAGCTTATTATGTACCAGAAAAAATATTAGACAATAAATATTTTGAAAGCATATTAGACACAAACAACGAATGGATAGTAACTCGTACAGGTATAGAAACAAGACATATGGCAAGACCAGATGAAACTATTTTTGAAATGGGTATTAATGCCGTTAAGAACTTAGAGAAAAAAGGTGTAGATTTAAAAGAAGTTGATGCGATATTAGTTCCTACTGTAACAAAAGATTATGCCTTTCCATCTATGGCAGGACAATTACAAAAAGCATTAGGACTTAATCATTGTTTTGCTTTAGATTTGTCTGCTGCTTGTTCTGGATATATATATTCTCTAAACACAGCTGCTTCTTTAATAGAAAGCGGACAATGTAAAAATGTACTTATAGTGTCTTCTGAAAAATTAACAAAAGATATTAACTGGAAAGATAGAGGCACTGCAATTCTTTTTGGAGATGCTGCTACAGCTTCATTAATTACAACAAGAGAAGACGGCAAAGGAATAATAGGCATGCATATGCAAAGTGAGCCTGATATGAGTATTGTACTTAATGGCGGAAGTGTTTGCCCTATAAAAGCAGATGATATAGAGGCTCCTGAATATAAAATATATATGGATGGTTCTGAAACTTTTAAGAGAGCTGTTACTGAGTTTTCTAATAGTATAGATAAAGTTTTAGAAGATACTGGAAAACAATTAAGCGATGTAAAATACTTTGTACCGCATCAAGCTAATTTGAGAATAATGCAGGCTGTTGCTAAAAGAATAGGTCTTCCTATGGAAAAGGTTAGTGTTGTATTGAATAAATTCGGCAACTGTTCTTCTGCAAGTATAGGTTTAGCTTTAACCGATGCTTTAGAAGATAACAAAATCAATGATGGAGATTTAGTTCTTCTTACAGGATTTGGCGGCGGATTTACATGGGGCTCTACTTTAATGATTTGGTAA